One Curtobacterium sp. MCLR17_032 genomic window carries:
- a CDS encoding Ku protein — translation MRSIWKGSIAFGLVNVPIKVYAATETHDVSLHQIHDEDKARIRYKRVCELGHEVEYGDIQRAYDDGEKTVVLTPDDFKQLPQEQSHEIEVLEFVPVDQVDPMMFEKTYYLEPDSRSPKAYVLLRKTLEQTDRLAIVQFTLRQKTRLGVLRVHDDVLLLQGLLWGDEVRAADFSALDTSVKVSANELKMSSSLVESMSTDFDPDRYTDEYQEELQQLIDAKLEAGDDVDTAETFGEQASSDDDDAGGDVIDLMAALRASVDKNRGGGSRSGGSGSRSSGGSRSRAAGSHEDADSSGDDANGSGDRKPAAKRAAAAKAPAKKEPAKKEPAAKEPAAKRAPAKKKAS, via the coding sequence ATGAGGTCGATCTGGAAGGGCTCCATCGCGTTCGGGCTCGTCAACGTGCCCATCAAGGTCTACGCGGCGACCGAGACGCACGACGTCTCCCTGCACCAGATCCACGACGAGGACAAAGCCCGCATCCGCTACAAGCGGGTCTGCGAGCTCGGGCACGAGGTCGAGTACGGCGACATCCAGCGCGCCTACGACGACGGTGAGAAGACCGTCGTCCTGACGCCCGACGACTTCAAGCAGCTGCCGCAGGAGCAGTCGCACGAGATCGAGGTCCTGGAGTTCGTCCCCGTCGACCAGGTCGACCCGATGATGTTCGAGAAGACGTACTACCTGGAGCCGGACTCCCGCTCCCCGAAGGCGTACGTGCTGCTCCGGAAGACGCTCGAGCAGACCGACCGGCTGGCGATCGTGCAGTTCACCCTCCGCCAGAAGACACGGCTCGGTGTGCTGCGGGTACACGACGACGTGCTGCTGCTGCAGGGGCTGCTCTGGGGCGACGAGGTCCGCGCCGCCGATTTCTCGGCACTCGACACCTCGGTGAAGGTCAGCGCGAACGAGCTGAAGATGTCGTCCTCGCTCGTCGAGAGCATGTCCACCGACTTCGACCCGGACCGCTACACGGACGAGTACCAGGAGGAACTGCAGCAGCTCATCGACGCCAAGCTCGAGGCGGGCGACGACGTCGACACCGCCGAGACGTTCGGCGAGCAGGCCTCGTCGGACGACGACGACGCGGGCGGTGACGTCATCGACCTGATGGCCGCCCTGCGCGCGTCGGTGGACAAGAACCGTGGCGGTGGGTCCCGGTCGGGAGGCTCTGGGTCGCGTTCCTCGGGCGGCTCGCGATCGCGCGCGGCCGGCTCCCACGAGGACGCGGACAGCTCGGGCGACGACGCGAACGGCTCCGGCGACCGGAAGCCGGCGGCGAAGCGGGCTGCGGCAGCGAAGGCACCCGCGAAGAAGGAACCGGCGAAGAAGGAACCCGCGGCGAAGGAACCGGCGGCGAAGCGGGCTCCCGCCAAGAAGAAGGCGAGCTGA
- a CDS encoding SDR family oxidoreductase: MSQLDKQDPRDQYARPPFPAQTQQGSGRAADLDPPADHGETTYQGTGRMRGYRVLVTGADSGIGRAAAIAMAKEGADVALNALPEELDDLTEVRDVIADVGRKAVMLPGDLTDESFCTELVRTAVDLLGGLDALVLVAGHQQVHADITEQSTEDFDRTMKVNLYSLFWLTRAAVPHLAPGSAIVTTSSVSAYEPQDRMIDYAATKAAIITYTNGLARQLAPKGIRANTVVPGPVWTPLQPISYPGDEIAAYGQDTPFGRPAQPVELASAYVHLAGPESSYTSGTTLTVGGATGVAL; this comes from the coding sequence ATGAGCCAGCTCGACAAGCAGGACCCGCGGGACCAGTACGCGCGGCCGCCGTTCCCCGCGCAGACGCAGCAGGGGTCCGGACGGGCGGCGGACCTCGACCCGCCGGCCGACCACGGCGAGACGACCTACCAGGGGACCGGCCGGATGCGCGGCTACCGCGTCCTGGTCACCGGGGCGGATTCCGGCATCGGTCGGGCGGCCGCGATCGCGATGGCCAAGGAAGGGGCCGATGTCGCCCTGAACGCCCTGCCGGAAGAGCTCGACGACCTCACCGAGGTCCGCGACGTCATCGCCGACGTGGGGCGGAAGGCGGTCATGCTGCCGGGGGACCTGACGGACGAGTCGTTCTGCACCGAACTCGTGCGCACCGCCGTCGACCTGCTCGGCGGACTCGACGCCCTGGTCCTGGTCGCAGGCCACCAGCAGGTGCACGCCGACATCACCGAGCAGAGCACCGAGGACTTCGACCGCACCATGAAGGTCAACCTGTACTCGCTGTTCTGGCTCACCCGCGCTGCGGTCCCGCACCTGGCCCCGGGCAGCGCGATCGTCACCACGAGCTCGGTGTCGGCGTACGAGCCACAGGACCGGATGATCGACTACGCCGCCACGAAGGCCGCCATCATCACCTACACGAACGGACTCGCACGGCAGCTCGCGCCGAAGGGCATCCGGGCGAACACCGTGGTCCCCGGTCCGGTGTGGACCCCGCTGCAGCCGATCAGCTACCCGGGTGACGAGATCGCGGCGTACGGCCAGGACACCCCGTTCGGCCGGCCTGCGCAGCCCGTCGAACTCGCCAGCGCCTACGTGCACCTGGCCGGACCCGAGTCGTCCTACACGTCGGGCACCACCCTCACGGTCGGCGGTGCCACGGGGGTCGCGTTGTGA
- a CDS encoding ATP-dependent DNA ligase → MSPVAKKTTVQVGDRRLALTNLDKVLYPETGTTKGQVVAYYERIAPWMIPHVTGRPMTRKRWANGVDGKVFFEKNLPDSAPEWIRHHTIHHEHHDVEYPVVDDLPTLVWMAQQASLELHVPQWRFGPRGGHQNPDRLVLDLDPGDGVGLPECVEVAVAARSVLQGMGLEPYPVTSGSKGIHLYAALDGTATAQQVSDVAHELAKALEQDMPGLVLSSMSRAERAGKVFVDWSQNNGNKTTIAPYSLRGRSHPTVAAPRTWKELTEPGLTHLTLDQVLERMPDLGDLLHSVAAASLGVGRADAGHWDGARTEAVNERERQERQELQDRLTTYRAKRDASKTPEPVPQGSPTVRTDGTPTFVIQEHHATRNHYDFRLEHDGVLVSWALPKGEPTDPGANHLAVHTEDHPLEYGGFEGIIPAGEYGGGTVTIWDDGTYELEKWREDEEVIVTLHGRTNGVRRLALLHTRGRGRGRSGDEKSWLIHRTKDQPDASGDGSGAGSAAAAGSRAGQRDGHGGGRAHTAVRIEHAAESDTAPDQRHTMQASLREGEPALDPEQWAFEMKWDGVRALATVHDGTVRLRSRNGNDLTDQYPELQALAEHAGVDGVFDGEVVALDEHGRPSFQLLQNRMGLTKPREVSAAQATTPVHLLLFDVLEADGHELTRLGYTARREALLTVVEPGGPIDVPPEFDGDLAAAMTESRKRGLEGIVAKKRSSRYAEGRRSESWLKLKHHATQEVVVGGWKPGAGRREGGIGSLLLGIPGDDGLEYVGKVGTGFRDRDLDEIGALLGDLEQDGSPFVDVPRPDARDAHWVRPERVGEVQFAEWTGDGRLRQPSWRGWRIDKEPDQVVRG, encoded by the coding sequence GTGAGCCCGGTCGCGAAGAAGACCACCGTGCAGGTGGGGGACCGGCGGCTGGCGCTGACGAACCTCGACAAGGTGCTCTACCCGGAGACCGGCACGACGAAGGGGCAGGTGGTCGCCTACTACGAGCGGATCGCCCCGTGGATGATCCCGCACGTCACCGGCCGCCCGATGACCCGGAAGCGCTGGGCGAACGGCGTCGACGGCAAGGTCTTCTTCGAGAAGAACCTGCCCGACTCCGCCCCCGAGTGGATCCGGCACCACACCATCCACCACGAGCACCACGACGTCGAGTACCCGGTCGTCGACGACTTGCCGACCCTGGTGTGGATGGCGCAGCAAGCGTCGCTCGAGCTGCACGTGCCGCAATGGCGCTTCGGGCCGCGCGGGGGACACCAGAACCCGGACCGGCTCGTGCTCGACCTGGACCCGGGCGACGGCGTCGGGCTGCCCGAGTGCGTCGAGGTGGCGGTGGCGGCCCGCTCGGTGCTGCAGGGGATGGGACTCGAGCCGTACCCGGTGACCTCCGGGTCGAAGGGCATCCACCTGTACGCGGCCCTCGACGGCACCGCGACGGCGCAGCAGGTGTCCGACGTCGCCCACGAGCTGGCGAAGGCGCTCGAACAGGACATGCCGGGCCTGGTGCTCTCGTCGATGAGCCGTGCCGAGCGAGCCGGCAAGGTGTTCGTCGACTGGTCGCAGAACAACGGCAACAAGACCACGATCGCGCCGTACTCGTTGCGTGGCCGGTCGCACCCGACGGTCGCGGCACCCCGGACGTGGAAGGAGCTGACCGAGCCCGGGTTGACCCACCTGACCCTCGACCAGGTGCTCGAGCGGATGCCGGACCTCGGCGACCTGCTGCACTCCGTCGCCGCGGCGTCGCTCGGTGTCGGGCGTGCGGACGCCGGGCACTGGGACGGGGCGCGGACCGAAGCGGTGAACGAGCGCGAACGCCAGGAACGACAGGAGCTGCAGGACCGCCTGACGACCTACCGCGCCAAGCGGGACGCGTCGAAGACCCCGGAACCCGTCCCGCAGGGCTCCCCGACGGTGCGGACGGACGGCACACCGACGTTCGTCATCCAAGAACACCACGCCACCCGCAACCACTACGACTTCCGTCTCGAGCACGATGGGGTCCTGGTGAGCTGGGCGCTGCCGAAGGGCGAACCGACCGACCCCGGGGCGAACCACCTGGCCGTCCACACCGAGGACCACCCGCTGGAGTACGGCGGCTTCGAGGGGATCATCCCCGCGGGCGAGTACGGCGGCGGCACCGTGACGATCTGGGACGACGGCACCTACGAGCTCGAGAAGTGGCGCGAGGACGAAGAGGTCATCGTCACCCTGCACGGTCGGACCAACGGCGTCCGACGGCTCGCACTCCTGCACACCCGGGGCCGCGGCCGTGGCCGATCCGGGGACGAGAAGAGCTGGCTCATCCACCGGACGAAGGACCAGCCCGATGCCAGCGGCGACGGCAGCGGTGCCGGGAGCGCCGCCGCTGCCGGTTCCCGCGCCGGCCAGCGTGACGGGCACGGCGGCGGCCGTGCGCACACCGCCGTGCGGATCGAGCACGCCGCCGAGTCGGACACCGCGCCGGACCAGCGCCACACCATGCAGGCGTCCCTGCGAGAGGGCGAACCCGCGCTGGACCCGGAGCAGTGGGCGTTCGAGATGAAGTGGGACGGCGTCCGCGCCCTCGCCACCGTCCACGACGGCACTGTCCGACTCCGCAGCCGGAACGGCAACGACCTGACCGACCAGTACCCCGAGCTGCAGGCGCTCGCCGAGCACGCCGGCGTGGACGGGGTCTTCGACGGCGAGGTCGTCGCGCTCGACGAACACGGCCGGCCGTCGTTCCAGCTGCTGCAGAACCGGATGGGGCTGACGAAGCCGCGCGAGGTCAGCGCTGCCCAGGCCACCACCCCCGTGCACCTGCTGCTGTTCGACGTGCTCGAAGCCGACGGGCACGAACTCACCCGGCTCGGGTACACCGCACGGCGCGAAGCCCTGCTGACGGTCGTCGAACCCGGCGGTCCGATCGACGTCCCACCGGAGTTCGACGGTGACCTCGCCGCCGCGATGACGGAGTCCCGGAAGCGCGGGCTCGAGGGGATCGTCGCGAAGAAGCGGTCCTCCCGGTACGCCGAGGGCCGTCGCTCGGAGTCCTGGCTCAAGCTCAAGCACCACGCCACACAAGAGGTCGTCGTCGGCGGCTGGAAGCCCGGTGCCGGTCGACGCGAGGGCGGGATCGGATCGCTGCTGCTCGGGATCCCGGGGGACGACGGGCTGGAGTACGTCGGCAAGGTCGGCACCGGGTTCCGTGACCGGGACCTCGACGAGATCGGAGCGCTGCTCGGCGATCTCGAGCAGGACGGCTCCCCGTTCGTCGACGTGCCACGGCCGGACGCCCGCGACGCGCACTGGGTCCGTCCGGAACGCGTGGGCGAGGTGCAGTTCGCCGAGTGGACGGGCGACGGACGACTGCGGCAGCCCTCGTGGCGGGGGTGGCGCATCGACAAGGAGCCCGACCAGGTCGTCCGAGGATGA
- a CDS encoding TIM barrel protein, translating into MEEHDLLATSWTWSGDEPVGERIRAVGRAGFAGLGLSVDDLHEVRATTGFAQLRRMLDDAGVVWVQVGTLGNWWAAGAEHDADRGVVLEAAASLSAWQVVVRADHSVPAVPLGAMAAAWDQLAEQAEGVGARLVLEPEPWTNLATVERASRFVAAGHPNGGLLLDAMHALRGGSTLASIGQGVVPPTLAAVELSDGLLHVANGMTLADESRNGRYLPGTGAWDLPGFVRTVRGLGFAEPWGVEVRTPALRAMPLPDALRVAAAATRAVLDAADAHDEPPAPAMPTSAAPTSAVDYDGPGAADGSGARRADPATSA; encoded by the coding sequence GTGGAGGAACACGACCTGCTCGCCACGTCGTGGACGTGGTCCGGCGACGAGCCCGTCGGTGAACGCATCCGCGCCGTCGGGCGAGCCGGGTTCGCCGGGCTCGGCCTCTCGGTCGACGACCTGCACGAGGTCCGCGCCACCACCGGGTTCGCCCAGCTCCGACGGATGCTCGACGACGCCGGCGTGGTCTGGGTCCAGGTCGGCACGCTCGGCAACTGGTGGGCCGCCGGCGCCGAACACGACGCCGACCGCGGGGTGGTGCTCGAGGCCGCCGCCAGCCTCAGCGCGTGGCAGGTCGTCGTCCGCGCCGACCACTCCGTACCGGCCGTACCGCTCGGCGCGATGGCGGCAGCATGGGACCAGCTCGCCGAGCAGGCCGAGGGCGTCGGGGCGCGGCTCGTCCTGGAACCCGAACCGTGGACGAACCTGGCGACCGTGGAACGTGCCTCGCGGTTCGTCGCCGCCGGACACCCGAACGGCGGGCTGCTCCTCGACGCGATGCACGCGCTCCGCGGCGGCTCCACCCTGGCCTCGATCGGGCAGGGGGTCGTCCCGCCCACCCTCGCCGCTGTCGAGCTCAGCGACGGACTGCTGCACGTCGCGAACGGCATGACGCTGGCGGACGAGTCCCGGAACGGGCGTTACCTGCCCGGCACCGGAGCGTGGGACCTGCCCGGGTTCGTCCGCACCGTCCGCGGCCTGGGCTTCGCCGAGCCCTGGGGTGTGGAGGTGCGCACCCCGGCGCTCCGGGCGATGCCGCTCCCGGACGCGCTCCGGGTGGCGGCTGCGGCGACCCGGGCGGTGCTCGACGCTGCCGATGCGCACGACGAACCGCCGGCGCCGGCGATGCCGACCTCGGCCGCGCCGACCTCGGCCGTGGACTACGACGGGCCGGGGGCCGCCGACGGGTCGGGAGCCCGTCGAGCCGATCCAGCGACGTCCGCGTAG
- a CDS encoding fumarylacetoacetate hydrolase family protein produces MTDLVVPAPGLPTVPTATGGRFPVRRIHCVGRNYAAHAREMGHDPDREPPFFFGKPADAIVTDGRDTGYPTLTEQLEYEVELVVALGAGGQDVAVADALDLVWGYAVGIDLTRRDLQAEAKRLGRPWDLAKGFDHSAPIGTVVPAGSVDPTTGGITLHVDGELRQSGDLADQIWSVAETIAALSRAVRLEAGDLLFTGTPDGVGPVSRGSVLRGTIDGVGTVETRIV; encoded by the coding sequence GTGACCGACCTCGTCGTCCCGGCCCCGGGCCTCCCGACCGTCCCCACCGCCACCGGCGGTCGGTTCCCGGTCCGACGCATCCATTGCGTCGGCCGCAACTACGCGGCCCACGCGCGCGAGATGGGCCACGACCCCGACCGCGAGCCGCCCTTCTTCTTCGGCAAGCCGGCCGACGCGATCGTCACCGACGGTCGCGACACCGGGTACCCGACCTTGACCGAGCAGCTCGAGTACGAGGTCGAACTCGTCGTCGCGCTCGGAGCCGGCGGCCAGGACGTCGCGGTGGCCGACGCGCTCGACCTGGTCTGGGGCTACGCGGTGGGCATCGACCTCACCCGGCGCGACCTGCAGGCCGAGGCGAAGCGGCTCGGCCGGCCGTGGGACCTGGCCAAGGGGTTCGACCACTCGGCGCCGATCGGCACGGTCGTCCCGGCGGGCTCCGTCGATCCGACCACCGGTGGCATCACGCTGCACGTCGACGGGGAACTGCGCCAGTCCGGCGACCTGGCCGACCAGATCTGGTCCGTCGCCGAGACCATCGCCGCGCTCTCCCGTGCCGTCCGCCTGGAGGCCGGCGACCTGCTCTTCACCGGGACCCCGGACGGCGTCGGACCGGTGTCCCGCGGCTCGGTGCTGCGCGGGACGATCGACGGCGTCGGCACGGTCGAGACGCGCATCGTCTGA
- a CDS encoding GtrA family protein, translating to MQSFSVRSLVEHPALRFLVVGGLGFVITMGINYGLKFFVMPQHPVTALSIGIIVATVFSYFLNKKWSFGDRGELRTGHELLLFLVVSVIGVALNSAPLWISRYVFGLEVPNVSLAGQELADFISGPVIGTLIAMGFRYWAMNRFVFPARAATLDA from the coding sequence GTGCAGTCGTTCTCCGTCCGGTCGCTCGTCGAACACCCGGCGCTCCGGTTCCTGGTCGTGGGTGGTCTCGGCTTCGTCATCACGATGGGCATCAACTACGGGTTGAAGTTCTTCGTCATGCCGCAGCACCCGGTGACCGCGCTGTCGATCGGCATCATCGTCGCGACGGTGTTCTCCTACTTCCTCAACAAGAAGTGGTCGTTCGGCGACCGCGGTGAACTCCGCACCGGACACGAACTGCTGCTGTTCCTCGTCGTCAGCGTGATCGGGGTCGCGCTGAACTCTGCCCCGCTCTGGATCTCCCGGTACGTCTTCGGCCTCGAGGTCCCCAACGTGTCGCTCGCCGGCCAGGAACTCGCCGACTTCATCAGCGGGCCCGTGATCGGCACGCTCATCGCGATGGGCTTCCGCTACTGGGCGATGAACCGCTTCGTGTTCCCGGCCCGGGCTGCCACCCTGGACGCGTGA
- a CDS encoding phosphoketolase family protein produces the protein MSSTHSSTDRIRAIDAWWRAANYLTVGQIYLLDDPLLERPLEPSDIKPRLLGHWGTSPALNLVYAHLNAVISETGRDVLYICGPGHGGPAMNANAWLEGTWNELYPEITRDTAGLQRFFRQFSFPGGIPSHAAPQTPGSINEGGELGYSLAHAYGAALDNPDLVVACVVGDGEAETGPLSASWQAHTFLDPVSDGAVLPILNLNGWKIANPTVLARIPDEDLQAYFRGLGYEPIVVDSGRVDHDPFAVHALFDGALRRALATIDDIQAAARAQAARAAAGEMAGAADLRPRWPMIVLRTPKGWTGPKVVDGQQVEGTFRAHQVPLPNVREDEGHRRQLEEWMRSYRPEELFDEDARPIGILDTIRPTGDTRMSATPHANGGRIRTALDRPGLERFGVPVGEPASATGTLGPWMAELIQRNPQDFRLFGPDETISNKLDAVFDVTNRVWRARRAEGDEHLSARGRVIEVLSEHLLEGMLEGYVLSGRHGVLNTYEAFAHIIDSMVGQYAKWLESATDIDWRAPVSNLTILLSSHVWRQDHNGFSHQDPGFLDVVASKQQDLVRIKLPADANTLLAVAAHALETTDRIEVIVAGKHPEPVFLSLEDAVAHADAGVGTWDWAGTEQEVGHVDVVLVSAGDVPTVETVAAADIIRKHAPDVGVRVVNVVDLLAIGDPRKHEHPISDDRYDELFLPGTPAVFAFHGYPTLVHQLTYRRHGHDDLHVHGFLEQGTTTSPFDMLIRNEMDRYALAHDALTRVADGSDRFADLLTALTDARTAARAFAYTNGEDHQAVSGWEFTGWPQDEPSDGGTGGDPGRGETEGAAPGN, from the coding sequence ATGTCCTCGACGCACTCCTCCACCGACCGCATCCGCGCGATCGACGCCTGGTGGCGCGCCGCGAACTACCTCACCGTCGGGCAGATCTACCTGCTCGACGACCCGCTGCTCGAGCGGCCGCTCGAGCCCTCGGACATCAAGCCGCGGCTGCTCGGGCACTGGGGCACCTCGCCCGCGCTGAACCTCGTGTACGCGCACCTCAACGCCGTGATCAGCGAGACCGGCCGCGACGTCCTGTACATCTGCGGCCCCGGGCACGGCGGTCCCGCGATGAACGCGAACGCCTGGCTCGAGGGCACCTGGAACGAGCTCTACCCGGAGATCACGCGGGACACGGCCGGACTGCAGCGCTTCTTCCGACAGTTCTCGTTCCCCGGTGGCATCCCCTCGCACGCTGCCCCGCAGACCCCCGGGTCGATCAACGAGGGCGGCGAGCTCGGCTACTCCCTCGCACACGCGTACGGCGCGGCCCTCGACAACCCGGACCTCGTCGTCGCGTGCGTCGTCGGGGACGGCGAGGCCGAGACCGGACCGCTCTCCGCCTCGTGGCAGGCGCACACGTTCCTCGACCCGGTGTCGGACGGGGCGGTGCTGCCGATCCTCAACCTCAACGGGTGGAAGATCGCGAACCCGACGGTCCTCGCGCGCATCCCGGACGAGGACCTCCAGGCCTACTTCCGCGGCCTGGGGTACGAGCCGATCGTCGTCGACTCCGGTCGCGTCGACCACGACCCCTTCGCCGTGCACGCCCTGTTCGACGGTGCGCTCCGTCGGGCCCTGGCGACCATCGACGACATCCAGGCCGCCGCCCGCGCGCAGGCAGCCCGCGCCGCCGCCGGCGAGATGGCCGGTGCCGCCGACCTCCGCCCGCGCTGGCCGATGATCGTGCTCCGGACCCCGAAGGGCTGGACCGGGCCGAAGGTCGTCGACGGCCAGCAGGTCGAGGGCACCTTCCGCGCCCACCAGGTCCCGCTGCCGAACGTCCGCGAGGACGAGGGCCACCGCCGGCAGCTCGAGGAGTGGATGCGCTCCTACCGTCCGGAGGAGCTGTTCGACGAGGACGCCCGTCCGATCGGCATCCTCGACACCATCCGGCCGACCGGGGACACCCGGATGAGCGCCACCCCGCACGCGAACGGCGGCCGGATCCGCACCGCCCTCGACCGGCCCGGACTCGAGCGGTTCGGGGTGCCCGTGGGCGAGCCGGCCTCAGCCACCGGCACGCTCGGCCCCTGGATGGCCGAACTCATCCAGCGGAACCCGCAGGACTTCCGGCTGTTCGGCCCGGACGAGACGATCTCGAACAAGCTCGACGCGGTCTTCGACGTCACGAACCGCGTCTGGCGTGCCCGACGAGCCGAGGGCGACGAGCACCTGTCCGCCCGCGGTCGTGTCATCGAGGTGCTCTCCGAACACCTGCTCGAGGGCATGCTCGAGGGCTACGTGCTGAGCGGCCGCCACGGCGTCCTCAACACGTACGAGGCCTTCGCTCACATCATCGACTCGATGGTCGGCCAGTACGCCAAGTGGCTCGAGTCCGCGACCGACATCGACTGGCGAGCGCCGGTGTCGAACCTGACGATCCTGCTGTCGTCGCACGTGTGGCGCCAGGACCACAACGGGTTCTCACACCAGGACCCCGGGTTCCTCGACGTCGTCGCGTCGAAGCAGCAGGACCTCGTCCGCATCAAGCTGCCCGCGGACGCCAACACGCTCCTCGCCGTCGCCGCGCACGCGTTGGAGACCACGGACCGCATCGAGGTGATCGTCGCCGGCAAGCACCCCGAACCGGTGTTCCTGTCCCTCGAGGACGCCGTCGCCCATGCCGACGCCGGCGTCGGGACCTGGGACTGGGCCGGCACCGAGCAGGAGGTCGGCCACGTCGACGTCGTGCTCGTCAGCGCCGGTGACGTCCCCACCGTCGAGACCGTCGCCGCCGCGGACATCATCCGGAAGCACGCCCCCGACGTCGGCGTCCGCGTCGTCAACGTGGTCGACCTGCTCGCCATCGGGGACCCGCGGAAGCACGAGCACCCGATCAGCGACGACCGCTACGACGAGCTGTTCCTGCCCGGCACCCCCGCGGTGTTCGCCTTCCACGGGTACCCGACGCTCGTGCACCAGCTCACCTACCGCCGGCACGGGCACGACGACCTGCACGTGCACGGCTTCCTCGAGCAGGGCACCACGACGTCGCCGTTCGACATGCTCATCCGCAACGAGATGGACCGGTACGCCCTGGCCCACGACGCGCTCACCCGCGTCGCGGACGGATCCGACCGGTTCGCCGACCTGCTCACCGCCCTCACCGACGCCCGCACCGCGGCACGTGCCTTCGCGTACACGAACGGCGAGGACCACCAGGCGGTCTCCGGGTGGGAGTTCACCGGCTGGCCCCAGGACGAGCCGTCCGACGGCGGGACGGGCGGCGACCCGGGACGCGGGGAGACCGAGGGTGCGGCACCCGGCAACTGA
- a CDS encoding DUF1992 domain-containing protein — protein sequence MNDVDARMDRLRKAARYRYQQLVDSEVERGSLDPDEVRAEREEQQLLKAADVAAHARARIAEAERRGVFEGNPYHGKPLPGIDGQHDPDWWIKSKIEREDIRGIAPPALALRTEDAELDDHLDALSVESDVRDVLVDFNARVKEARRQLLGGPPVVTPMRDVEVEVARWRDRREARAAAAASAAAAQAAGTRAHRWWRRRG from the coding sequence ATGAACGACGTCGACGCCCGGATGGACCGCCTGCGGAAGGCCGCGCGGTACCGGTACCAGCAGCTCGTGGACAGCGAGGTCGAGCGGGGTTCGCTCGACCCGGACGAGGTCCGTGCGGAGCGCGAGGAACAGCAGCTGCTCAAGGCCGCCGACGTCGCCGCGCACGCCCGGGCACGGATCGCCGAAGCCGAGCGCCGCGGGGTGTTCGAGGGCAATCCGTACCACGGCAAGCCGCTGCCGGGCATCGACGGGCAGCACGACCCGGACTGGTGGATCAAGTCGAAGATCGAGCGTGAGGACATCCGCGGGATCGCGCCGCCGGCCCTCGCCCTGCGCACCGAGGACGCCGAGCTCGACGACCACCTGGACGCACTCTCAGTGGAGTCCGACGTCCGCGACGTCCTGGTGGACTTCAACGCCCGTGTGAAGGAGGCCCGCCGGCAGCTGCTCGGCGGACCGCCGGTGGTCACGCCGATGCGGGACGTCGAGGTCGAGGTCGCCCGCTGGCGGGACCGCCGGGAGGCCCGTGCTGCGGCCGCCGCGTCGGCTGCGGCCGCGCAGGCGGCCGGGACGCGAGCGCACCGGTGGTGGCGCCGACGCGGGTGA
- a CDS encoding sodium:calcium antiporter, producing the protein MESLPLWLLVLVFVAGAAVIWIAGIQLSKTTDVLDSRLHLGSALGGLIVLAVATNLPEIAITVSAGLSGSIEVAAGNILGGIALQTVVIAVLDAFGKRGKGVKPITYRAASLTLVLEAVVVVAVLAVVIAGSQLPPDLVVARLTPDVVLIAVIWVIGLFLVQRASKGLPWHESGHAPDASPHASGHRTRKQDTTPMSTRKAVVVFAVSALATLVAGVVLERAGDAASNQIGLSGVLFGATVLALATSLPEISTGLQAVKQGDDNLAVSDIFGGNAFLPVLFLVATVLSGKAVLPQANASDVYLTALAALLTLVYAVGLVFRPQRRIIGMGVDSFVVVVMYLVGVAGLVAISLA; encoded by the coding sequence GTGGAATCCCTGCCCCTCTGGTTGCTCGTCCTGGTCTTCGTCGCGGGTGCCGCCGTGATCTGGATCGCCGGCATCCAACTGTCCAAGACGACCGACGTCCTCGACTCCCGCCTGCACCTCGGCAGTGCGCTCGGCGGGCTCATCGTGCTGGCCGTCGCGACGAACCTGCCCGAGATCGCGATCACCGTCAGCGCCGGGCTGTCCGGGTCGATCGAGGTCGCGGCGGGCAACATCCTCGGCGGCATCGCCCTGCAGACCGTCGTGATCGCCGTGCTCGACGCGTTCGGCAAGCGCGGGAAGGGCGTCAAGCCGATCACCTACCGCGCGGCGTCGCTGACCCTGGTGCTCGAAGCGGTCGTCGTCGTCGCCGTGCTCGCCGTCGTGATCGCCGGCAGTCAGCTGCCGCCGGACCTGGTCGTCGCCCGACTGACGCCCGACGTCGTGCTGATCGCGGTGATCTGGGTGATCGGGCTGTTCCTGGTGCAGCGCGCGAGCAAGGGCCTGCCGTGGCACGAGAGCGGTCACGCCCCGGACGCCAGCCCGCACGCCTCCGGGCACCGGACCCGCAAGCAGGACACCACGCCGATGAGCACCCGGAAGGCGGTGGTCGTCTTCGCGGTGTCCGCCCTCGCGACCCTCGTCGCCGGTGTCGTGCTCGAACGCGCCGGGGACGCGGCTTCGAATCAGATCGGGCTGTCGGGCGTGCTCTTCGGGGCGACCGTCCTGGCCCTCGCGACGAGCCTGCCGGAGATCTCCACGGGCCTCCAGGCCGTCAAGCAGGGTGACGACAACCTGGCGGTCTCCGACATCTTCGGTGGCAACGCCTTCCTGCCCGTGCTGTTCCTCGTCGCCACCGTGCTGTCCGGCAAGGCGGTGCTGCCGCAGGCGAACGCCAGCGACGTGTACCTGACCGCCCTCGCCGCGCTGCTGACCCTGGTCTACGCGGTGGGACTCGTGTTCCGGCCGCAGCGTCGCATCATCGGGATGGGCGTCGACTCGTTCGTCGTCGTCGTCATGTACCTGGTCGGCGTCGCGGGTCTGGTCGCGATCTCCCTGGCCTGA